The stretch of DNA AACTTTCGTGAAATAGAAAAACTATACTCACATCAGGCAAAAGCCACAGATTACGCCCGTGCCGGAAGAAATGTTGTAATCGCTACCCCTACTGCAAGCGGCAAAACTCTTACCTACAATCTGCCTGTACTTGAGCAGTGTCTGCGTAATCCTGACAACCATGCTCTTTACCTTTTCCCGCTTAAAGCTCTTGCGCAGGATCAGCTTAAAACTTTCAACGAAATGACCGGACTTCTGCCTTCAGGAATCAGACCGGAAGCAGAAATTTATGACGGGGATACAACTCCGTATAAACGAAAAAAAATACGCGATAATCCACCGTCAGTAATTCTTACTAATCCTGAAATGATCCACTTATCCATTCTGCCGCATCATGAAAGATGGGCCTCATTTATCTCAGGACTTACGCATATTGTTGTGGATGAAGTCCACACCTACCGCGGGGTAATGGGTTCACACATGGCTATGGTTTTCCGCAGATTACTGAGAATTTGTAAATTTTACGGTGCGGAACCTTCCTTTATTTTTTCATCAGCAACAGTCGGTAATCCTGCTCAGCTTTGTAAATCTCTAACAGGTCTTGATGTTACAGCAATTACTGAAAGCGGAGCTGCATCAGGAAAACGTAATTTTGTTTTCTTTAATCCTTTGGTCAGCCCTTCAAGCGCAGCTATTCAGCTGCTTAAAGCTGCTCTAGCCAGAGGTCTAAGGACAATTGTTTATACACAGTCTCGCAAAATGACTGAGCTGATAGCAATGTGGGTAAGCGAAAAAGCCGGAAAATATAAAGATAAAATAAGTGCGTACAGAGCAGGATTTTTACCAGAGGAAAGAAGAGAAATTGAATCAAGAATGTCATCAGGTGATCTGCTGGCTGTAATATCAACAAGCGCGCTTGAACTCGGAATTGATATAGGAGGCTTAGACCTCTGCATTATGGTCGGTTATCCCGGATCAGTTATGGCTACGTTGCAACGAGGTGGTCGCGTCGGCCGCAGTAATCAGGAATCAGCTGTTATTCTCATCGGCCAGGAAGATGCACTTGATCAATATTTTATGCGCCATCCTGATAATTTTTTCTCACGACCGCCTGAAAACGCAGTGCTTAATCCGTATAATCCTGTCATCATGGAGAAACATCTCATCTGCGCTGTTTCAGAACTTACTCTGCGGGAAAATGACTATTTGTTAAAAGATGAAAAAATCAAAAATAAAGTTCTTGAGATGGAACATGATGGAATACTGCTCCGAAACAAACGCGGTGATGAAATTTATTCCAAACGCAAAAGACCGCACCGTGAAATTTCTCTGCGCGGTGCCGGAGGAACAATTCATATTGAAGACTCTGAAACATCAGAACCTATCGGTACAATTGATGAAGTCAGGGCATACTCTGAAGCGCACGAAGGGGCAGTATATATTCACCGCGGTAATACATACTGTATTAAAGAACTTGATCTGGCTTCCAGAAAAATTTCAGCAGTAAAACAGCGGGTAGGATATTACACCCGCGCGCGCAAGAATAAATCAACAGAAATACTTGAGATATACTCGCAAAAAACTGTATTCGGAATTGTTATGCGCTTCGGTAAACTGAAAGTAACTGAACAAGTCACAGGATATGAAAAGCGAGCTACACGCGGCGGGCAGCTACTTGGAATTGTGCCGTTAGATCTTCCTCCGGTCATTTTTGAAACTCAAGGTTTGTGGATGGAAATTTCCTCTGATATAAAACGTAGAGCAGAGGATGAATTTGTTCATTTTATGGGCGGAATTCATGCTGTGGAGCATGCTGCAATCGGAATCATGCCATTGATGGTTTTAACCGATAGAAACGATTTAGGCGGCATTTCAACTCCTATGCATGAGCAGGTGGATGGACCTGCCGTATTCATTTATGACGGAATGCCCGGCGGTGCAGGACTTACTATGCAAGCTTTTGAACAGGCGGAAGAATTGCTTGAGAGAACCTTGCAAACAGTTCTAGAATGTGAATGCGAGCTTGGCTGCCCTACCTGCGTACATTCTCCAAAATGCGGATCAGGCAACCGGCCTATTGATAAAAGTGCCGCAATTTTTGTTCTGCAAAATATGATACATGGTGAAACACCTAAAAATATAGAGGATATCAATATGCTTCTTAGACCTTTCGGCGAAGAAATTAAAAAAGAAGTGACAGAACCTAAAAACTTCGGAGTTCTCGATGTTGAAACCAGACGCTCAGCTCAGGAAGTAGGCGGCTGGAATAAAGCCGAGCGCATGGGGATTTCAATTGCAGTCCTTTACGATTCAAATGAAGATAAATTCTTTAATTATGAAGAGCACCAGATACCTGAAATGGTAGAACATCTTAAGAAACTTGATCTTATCATCGGATTTAATATCGACAGATTTGATTACAAAGTGCTCTCAGGAATCCATGCCTTTAATTACAAAGGTTTACCAACGCTTGATCTGCTTATAAAAGTGCATGAAAAGTTAGGATACAGACTCAAACTGGATAACCTTGCTCAGGCAACTTTAGATACTGCTAAAAGTGCTGATGGATTACAGGCACTTGAATGGTGGAAAGAAGGAAAACTTGATCTTATAACTGAATACTGCCAGCAGGATGTTGCTGTTACCAGAGATGTTTATCTGTTCGGAAAAGAGCACGGTTATGTGCTTTTTACTAACAAAGATAAGAAGAAAGTTCGGTTGCCTGTTGATTGGTAGAAAGCAATTAAGCTTATCAAATTTAACATTTTTTTTAACTTTCTTATTGTTTATATTTTTTACTTTTAATTAAACAGTTATGCACATTATTGACAGTTGACTATATGATTTAGCATAAGTATGCCCTGTTTTGCAGATTTTTCCGGGGGAAAATATAGGAGATAAATGTGTCTGATTCAATTAAGAGTAAGTGCCGTCTGTGTGGATCTGAAAAAAGTTTTGTAAAATATACAATTGAAAATTCTGAAATTAGAAGATGTTCTGACTGTACACTAATGTGGCTGAACCCTATGCCGACTGATGAAGATCTGGAAAAAGTTTACAGTAAGAATTACTATGAAAATAAAGAGCTTGCTTCTGATGATGCTCAAAAAACATATGGCTATTCTGATTACCTTTCTGAAAAATTATACAAGCAGATAGGTTTTCAAAAAATCGTAAAGCAAATCAAATCAATGCTCCAGGCTAATGATCAAGAACTTAGTCTTCTTGAGCTTGGGTGCGGATTAGGTTTTTTTCTTGATGTAGCGCAAGACGCAGGATTTGCAGTAGAAGGGACTGAGTTTAATAAATATGCTGTTAAATGGATTGCTAATAAATATCGTTTTCCTGTCTCCAGCAAAAAATTAGACGTTTTTGAAGACCAATCATATGATGCTATATGCATGATGGATGTAATTGAACATCTTCGAGATCCTTTTGATGTTATAAATGAAAGCCATAGAGTTTTACGAAACGGCGGTATTCTTACATTTACAACAATGGAATGTGACAGCTTTATATCAAGACTATT from Desulfovibrio gilichinskyi encodes:
- a CDS encoding DEAD/DEAH box helicase translates to MGDQVVHHRIIGGNNAVYGEPRHKWPDSLKSVLNFREIEKLYSHQAKATDYARAGRNVVIATPTASGKTLTYNLPVLEQCLRNPDNHALYLFPLKALAQDQLKTFNEMTGLLPSGIRPEAEIYDGDTTPYKRKKIRDNPPSVILTNPEMIHLSILPHHERWASFISGLTHIVVDEVHTYRGVMGSHMAMVFRRLLRICKFYGAEPSFIFSSATVGNPAQLCKSLTGLDVTAITESGAASGKRNFVFFNPLVSPSSAAIQLLKAALARGLRTIVYTQSRKMTELIAMWVSEKAGKYKDKISAYRAGFLPEERREIESRMSSGDLLAVISTSALELGIDIGGLDLCIMVGYPGSVMATLQRGGRVGRSNQESAVILIGQEDALDQYFMRHPDNFFSRPPENAVLNPYNPVIMEKHLICAVSELTLRENDYLLKDEKIKNKVLEMEHDGILLRNKRGDEIYSKRKRPHREISLRGAGGTIHIEDSETSEPIGTIDEVRAYSEAHEGAVYIHRGNTYCIKELDLASRKISAVKQRVGYYTRARKNKSTEILEIYSQKTVFGIVMRFGKLKVTEQVTGYEKRATRGGQLLGIVPLDLPPVIFETQGLWMEISSDIKRRAEDEFVHFMGGIHAVEHAAIGIMPLMVLTDRNDLGGISTPMHEQVDGPAVFIYDGMPGGAGLTMQAFEQAEELLERTLQTVLECECELGCPTCVHSPKCGSGNRPIDKSAAIFVLQNMIHGETPKNIEDINMLLRPFGEEIKKEVTEPKNFGVLDVETRRSAQEVGGWNKAERMGISIAVLYDSNEDKFFNYEEHQIPEMVEHLKKLDLIIGFNIDRFDYKVLSGIHAFNYKGLPTLDLLIKVHEKLGYRLKLDNLAQATLDTAKSADGLQALEWWKEGKLDLITEYCQQDVAVTRDVYLFGKEHGYVLFTNKDKKKVRLPVDW
- a CDS encoding class I SAM-dependent methyltransferase, with the translated sequence MSDSIKSKCRLCGSEKSFVKYTIENSEIRRCSDCTLMWLNPMPTDEDLEKVYSKNYYENKELASDDAQKTYGYSDYLSEKLYKQIGFQKIVKQIKSMLQANDQELSLLELGCGLGFFLDVAQDAGFAVEGTEFNKYAVKWIANKYRFPVSSKKLDVFEDQSYDAICMMDVIEHLRDPFDVINESHRVLRNGGILTFTTMECDSFISRLLGERLEDIRKIHEHLFFFTKRSIKKSLKQAGFAVEKIHYTGHTFSCGDLVERIAAMVPLIGRPCLHLVNFFHLRNLKLYVNPRTKVTVYARKI